From Anopheles darlingi chromosome 2, idAnoDarlMG_H_01, whole genome shotgun sequence, the proteins below share one genomic window:
- the LOC125951809 gene encoding protein-glucosylgalactosylhydroxylysine glucosidase-like isoform X2: MPFRSTYLYVMFAGLLTLGIAVGSGHTSAELPTRPSTVTSGRSRTDVDKRTGSRKLTGSSAFLDNRNWTLPTLANGHLGFTVFEDAVYMGGLYGGAAGLSHRARIPNVANIRPAIGCYQGTTQEHCTETLDMEQGVFRVEFSQHSVPPANRFRLVHTLYPHALYTRLIVNQFFIERLDARNAETISVPLMPSVPFFSEDIAFEPIRTVQFRSSAPANQNHLIYESCGKTVEVEDPIHQPSVSPVCVVWNHVPERLTLPQTERTVTFTFLMSVDGEESSAHNELKTALGLPPDELLRAHTSLWRSFWERFDILTTGNEPLQRAVWASIFYLVSNLPFAPSGHNGLSPTGLGRGGGSNLDDYEGHSFWDTEIWMLPVLNVIDRSYARSLLQYRIARLEVAKELAAELGYGGARYPWESGFTGTEVTQPCCPAVAQYQHHITADISFGLRQHLAATQDLEWLCSSGAHRMAAEIASFWASRVTFNQTGTAQYDIAAVMGPDEDHENVTNNAYTNVVAGYALYFGDFASCLCAESNELQEDHWDAIAKHIKLPYDPDRDYHPQYDGYNQGTTIKQADTVLLGYPLQYAGMRRSTRSNDLRVYESVTRVSGPAMTWAMHSINHLDLGELEQAAINFNRSYQPYIRGPFQVWYELQQPDRGAQNFLTGAGGFLQSLLFGYGGLRLHLDRLELRPGIGGTSLVLPPGSCELIIKGVQYLGALITIEKTVSQSTLTVTHQEQPLTIEFDDSNVPTDIVINETYYLRNRTAIVRSKNRSYRNCRLPEDIIGRCN, from the exons ATGCCGTTCAGGTCAACCTATTTGTACGTCATGTTCGCTGGACTGCTGACGCTGGGTATTGCCGTTGGCAGTGGCCACACTTCCGCCGAACTACCAACCCGTCCGTCAACGGTCACGAGTGGACGGTCCAGAACGGACGTTGACAAACGGACCGGATCCCGCAAGCTCACCGGATCGAG CGCGTTCCTGGATAACCGTAACTGGACACTGCCCACCCTTGCCAACGGTCATCTGGGGTTTACCGTGTTCGAGGATGCGGTGTACATGGGCGGACTGTATGGGGGAGCCGCTGGACTTAGCCACCGTGCACGGATACCGAATGTGGCTAATATTCGGCCAGCAATCGGATGTTATCAAGGAACGACCCAAGAACACTGTACGGAGACATTGGATATGGAGCAAGGAGTGTTTCGGGTCGAATTTTCCCAGCATTCTGTCCCTCCGGCCAACCGCTTCCGATTAGTGCACACCCTGTATCCCCACGCTCTCTACACAAGGTTGATCGTTAATCAGTTTTTTATCGAACGACTTGACGCGAGGAATGCAG AGACCATCAGCGTACCGTTGATGCCGTCGGTGCCTTTCTTCAGCGAGGACATCGCCTTCGAGCCCATCCGGACCGTGCAGTTCCGCTCGAGTGCGCCAGCAAACCAGAACCACCTAATTTATGAGAGCTGCGGTAAGACGGTCGAGGTGGAAGATCCAATCCACCAGCCATCCGTCAGCCCGGTCTGTGTCGTATGGAATCACGTTCCAGAACGGCTCACACTGCCACAAACCGAGCGCACGGTGACGTTTACGTTCCTGATGTCGGTTGATGGAGAAGAGAGCAGCGCGCACAACGAGCTAAAAACAG CACTGGGACTGCCACCAGACGAGCTGCTACGAGCGCATACATCACTGTGGCGTTCGTTCTGGGAGCGATTCGACATCCTAACGACCGGAAACGAACCGTTACAGCGTGCGGTATGGGCGAGCATATTTTATCTGGTCAGCAACCTACCGTTCGCGCCGAGTGGACACAACGGTCTCAGCCCAACCGGACTGGGGCGTGGCGGTGGCTCCAATCTGGACGACTACGAGGGACACTCGTTCTGGGACACGGAAATCTGGATGTTGCCAGTGCTCAACGTCATCGATCGCTCGTACGCCCGCTCGCTGCTCCAGTACCGGATTGCACGGCTTGAGGTGGCCAAGGAGCTAGCGGCTGAGCTGGGTTACGGTGGAGCCAG GTACCCCTGGGAGAGCGGCTTCACTGGAACGGAAGTGACGCAACCGTGCTGTCCGGCCGTAGCTCAGTATCAGCATCACATTACGGCGGACATAAGCTTCGGGCTACGGCAGCACCTTGCGGCTACACAGGATCTGGAGTGGCTTTGTAGCTCGGGTGCTCACCGGATGGCCGCAGAGATTGCCAGCTTCTGGGCTAGCCGCGTAACCTTCAACCAAACCGGCACCGCTCAGTACGACATCGCAG CGGTAATGGGACCGGATGAGGATCATGAAAATGTAACGAACAACGCGTACACGAACGTGGTCGCGGGTTATGCTTTGTATTTTGGCGA TTTCGCCAGCTGCCTTTGTGCGGAATCCAACGAATTGCAGGAGGATCACTGGGACGCAATCGCCAAACACATTAAGCTTCCGTACGACCCTGACCGTGACTACCATCCACAGTACGATGGTTACAATCAGGGGACGACAATAAAGCAGGCCGATACCGTGCTGCTTGGTTACCCGCTACAGTATGCTGGTATGAGGCGTTCTACCAGGAGTAACGATCTACGTGTATATGAGTCCGTCACACGCGTCTCTGGACCAGCCATGACATGGGCAATGCATAGTATCAACCATCTGGACCTTGGAGAATTGGAGCAGGCTGCCATCAATTTCAACCGCAGCTACCAACCGTACATTCGTGGACCATTTCAGGTATGgtacgagctgcagcagccagaTCGAGGTGCACAGAATTTCTTAACCGGTGCCGGAGGATTCCTACAATCGCTGCTCTTCGGATATGGTGGCTTGCGGCTTCATCTGGATCGCCTAGAGCTGCGCCCCGGCATAGGGGGAACGTCGTTGGTGCTACCGCCAGGAAGTTGCGAATTGATTATCAAAGGAGTGCAGTATCTCGGAGCGCTTATCACCATTGAAAAAACAGTGAGCCAATCTACGTTAACCGTGACTCACCAAGAGCAACCATTAACAATCGAATTCGACGACAGTAATGTCCCAACGGATATCGTCATCAACGAAACTT ATTATTTACGCAATCGTACCGCGATTGTCCGCTCCAAGAATCGTTCTTATCGCAATTGTCGGCTGCCGGAGGATATCATCGGTAGATGCAACTGA
- the LOC125951809 gene encoding protein-glucosylgalactosylhydroxylysine glucosidase-like isoform X1 → MPFRSTYLYVMFAGLLTLGIAVGSGHTSAELPTRPSTVTSGRSRTDVDKRTGSRKLTGSSAFLDNRNWTLPTLANGHLGFTVFEDAVYMGGLYGGAAGLSHRARIPNVANIRPAIGCYQGTTQEHCTETLDMEQGVFRVEFSQHSVPPANRFRLVHTLYPHALYTRLIVNQFFIERLDARNAGCTCWNDGATSQQTISVPLMPSVPFFSEDIAFEPIRTVQFRSSAPANQNHLIYESCGKTVEVEDPIHQPSVSPVCVVWNHVPERLTLPQTERTVTFTFLMSVDGEESSAHNELKTALGLPPDELLRAHTSLWRSFWERFDILTTGNEPLQRAVWASIFYLVSNLPFAPSGHNGLSPTGLGRGGGSNLDDYEGHSFWDTEIWMLPVLNVIDRSYARSLLQYRIARLEVAKELAAELGYGGARYPWESGFTGTEVTQPCCPAVAQYQHHITADISFGLRQHLAATQDLEWLCSSGAHRMAAEIASFWASRVTFNQTGTAQYDIAAVMGPDEDHENVTNNAYTNVVAGYALYFGDFASCLCAESNELQEDHWDAIAKHIKLPYDPDRDYHPQYDGYNQGTTIKQADTVLLGYPLQYAGMRRSTRSNDLRVYESVTRVSGPAMTWAMHSINHLDLGELEQAAINFNRSYQPYIRGPFQVWYELQQPDRGAQNFLTGAGGFLQSLLFGYGGLRLHLDRLELRPGIGGTSLVLPPGSCELIIKGVQYLGALITIEKTVSQSTLTVTHQEQPLTIEFDDSNVPTDIVINETYYLRNRTAIVRSKNRSYRNCRLPEDIIGRCN, encoded by the exons ATGCCGTTCAGGTCAACCTATTTGTACGTCATGTTCGCTGGACTGCTGACGCTGGGTATTGCCGTTGGCAGTGGCCACACTTCCGCCGAACTACCAACCCGTCCGTCAACGGTCACGAGTGGACGGTCCAGAACGGACGTTGACAAACGGACCGGATCCCGCAAGCTCACCGGATCGAG CGCGTTCCTGGATAACCGTAACTGGACACTGCCCACCCTTGCCAACGGTCATCTGGGGTTTACCGTGTTCGAGGATGCGGTGTACATGGGCGGACTGTATGGGGGAGCCGCTGGACTTAGCCACCGTGCACGGATACCGAATGTGGCTAATATTCGGCCAGCAATCGGATGTTATCAAGGAACGACCCAAGAACACTGTACGGAGACATTGGATATGGAGCAAGGAGTGTTTCGGGTCGAATTTTCCCAGCATTCTGTCCCTCCGGCCAACCGCTTCCGATTAGTGCACACCCTGTATCCCCACGCTCTCTACACAAGGTTGATCGTTAATCAGTTTTTTATCGAACGACTTGACGCGAGGAATGCAG GATGCACATGCTGGAACGATGGAGCTACAAGCCAAC AGACCATCAGCGTACCGTTGATGCCGTCGGTGCCTTTCTTCAGCGAGGACATCGCCTTCGAGCCCATCCGGACCGTGCAGTTCCGCTCGAGTGCGCCAGCAAACCAGAACCACCTAATTTATGAGAGCTGCGGTAAGACGGTCGAGGTGGAAGATCCAATCCACCAGCCATCCGTCAGCCCGGTCTGTGTCGTATGGAATCACGTTCCAGAACGGCTCACACTGCCACAAACCGAGCGCACGGTGACGTTTACGTTCCTGATGTCGGTTGATGGAGAAGAGAGCAGCGCGCACAACGAGCTAAAAACAG CACTGGGACTGCCACCAGACGAGCTGCTACGAGCGCATACATCACTGTGGCGTTCGTTCTGGGAGCGATTCGACATCCTAACGACCGGAAACGAACCGTTACAGCGTGCGGTATGGGCGAGCATATTTTATCTGGTCAGCAACCTACCGTTCGCGCCGAGTGGACACAACGGTCTCAGCCCAACCGGACTGGGGCGTGGCGGTGGCTCCAATCTGGACGACTACGAGGGACACTCGTTCTGGGACACGGAAATCTGGATGTTGCCAGTGCTCAACGTCATCGATCGCTCGTACGCCCGCTCGCTGCTCCAGTACCGGATTGCACGGCTTGAGGTGGCCAAGGAGCTAGCGGCTGAGCTGGGTTACGGTGGAGCCAG GTACCCCTGGGAGAGCGGCTTCACTGGAACGGAAGTGACGCAACCGTGCTGTCCGGCCGTAGCTCAGTATCAGCATCACATTACGGCGGACATAAGCTTCGGGCTACGGCAGCACCTTGCGGCTACACAGGATCTGGAGTGGCTTTGTAGCTCGGGTGCTCACCGGATGGCCGCAGAGATTGCCAGCTTCTGGGCTAGCCGCGTAACCTTCAACCAAACCGGCACCGCTCAGTACGACATCGCAG CGGTAATGGGACCGGATGAGGATCATGAAAATGTAACGAACAACGCGTACACGAACGTGGTCGCGGGTTATGCTTTGTATTTTGGCGA TTTCGCCAGCTGCCTTTGTGCGGAATCCAACGAATTGCAGGAGGATCACTGGGACGCAATCGCCAAACACATTAAGCTTCCGTACGACCCTGACCGTGACTACCATCCACAGTACGATGGTTACAATCAGGGGACGACAATAAAGCAGGCCGATACCGTGCTGCTTGGTTACCCGCTACAGTATGCTGGTATGAGGCGTTCTACCAGGAGTAACGATCTACGTGTATATGAGTCCGTCACACGCGTCTCTGGACCAGCCATGACATGGGCAATGCATAGTATCAACCATCTGGACCTTGGAGAATTGGAGCAGGCTGCCATCAATTTCAACCGCAGCTACCAACCGTACATTCGTGGACCATTTCAGGTATGgtacgagctgcagcagccagaTCGAGGTGCACAGAATTTCTTAACCGGTGCCGGAGGATTCCTACAATCGCTGCTCTTCGGATATGGTGGCTTGCGGCTTCATCTGGATCGCCTAGAGCTGCGCCCCGGCATAGGGGGAACGTCGTTGGTGCTACCGCCAGGAAGTTGCGAATTGATTATCAAAGGAGTGCAGTATCTCGGAGCGCTTATCACCATTGAAAAAACAGTGAGCCAATCTACGTTAACCGTGACTCACCAAGAGCAACCATTAACAATCGAATTCGACGACAGTAATGTCCCAACGGATATCGTCATCAACGAAACTT ATTATTTACGCAATCGTACCGCGATTGTCCGCTCCAAGAATCGTTCTTATCGCAATTGTCGGCTGCCGGAGGATATCATCGGTAGATGCAACTGA
- the LOC125951811 gene encoding protein-glucosylgalactosylhydroxylysine glucosidase-like — protein MTITGVLYGAALGVLLLGAASPSLAQTSDGNYKFTTNQLPDFSVMPTLANGQIGFVAYSGYVHLNGVYNGVGGQSHRARVRNYGNIQLADCAQANVCTYQLDMRAGKFVTVSENQGYRLVHEVYPHRYYDTVLVNRVRLQRLSSQALIQIRLVQNPGLDSQDFFMEPRTSFIMSNTQYYQECGRTVQMEHPTVQSFGHNVCVTFQSVPDQLQITPDVMAQEFLIYTVFSTTADEGMDQIAILQRLTDAEENRLHMTEMDKLWERYGITVEGNQELDRVVKASAFYLFSSLPAHNVALGVDKYPFYGLAPAGLGRGGEVEREYQGHSFWDTEIWMYPSILLLDPINALKVLRYRDVVSSGARANAAKNGFQGFQFPWESAFTGTEVTPDCCPEVVNYQHHITADIAFAYRQYFYATGDMSWFRDDACVMALETARFWRSRVQYNNATDLFDIRNAMGPDEDHPDVTNNAFTNIMAAHNLFFGEFASCYCQQLSPAKEEGKEFLKIGRGLTLLYDAQGDFHPQFDGYQSGTPIKQADTVLLIYPLQHPMNVSTKINNLRKYSQVTRENGPAMTWAIHTIGHLELNETAEATAMFQKSYQQYLRAPFNVWSENGNNEPGAGNFITGAGGFLQAIINGYAGVRLHQDRMVISNSRLLPGSRSLHLPTIEYQQVQFSLTVQSNLFVIKFKTAGRSGLQLTVNSKDEQICKDCEYSGSEAIIRLTTTPEANGCKLRPTTLNIRVADQSDSATTNSLAFVTLIVTFLLSRLF, from the exons ATGACAATTACTGGCGTGCTCTACGGTGCTGCCTTGGGAGTGTTACTCCTGGGTGCGGCAAGCCCTAGCCTGGCCCAGACCAGTGATGGCAACTACAAGTTCACTACAAATCAGCTTCCGGATTTTTCGGTGATGCCAACACTTGCCAACGGACAGATCGGTTTCGTCGCCTACAGCGGTTACGTGCACCTGAACGGTGTCTACAACGGTGTCGGAGGACAGTCGCATCGTGCCCGTGTGCGTAACTACGGTAACATCCAGCTGGCCGATTGCGCCCAGGCGAATGTCTGCACTTATCAATTGGACATGCGGGCAGGGAAGTTTGTGACTGTTAGCGAAAACCAAGGCTATCGGTTAGTGCACGAGGTGTACCCTCATCGGTACTACGATACGGTGTTAGTGAATCGTGTGCGACTGCAACGTTTGAGCTCACAGGCCCTGATTCAAATACGCCTCGTGCAAAACCCTGGCTTGGACAGTCAGGATTTCTTCATGGAGCCCAGGACTTCGTTCATTATGTCTAATACTCAGTACTACCAGGAGTGTGGCCGTACAGTGCAAATGGAACATCCCACGGTCCAGTCGTTCGGTCACAACGTGTGCGTTACGTTCCAGTCAGTGCCGGATCAGCTGCAAATCACACCTGACGTCATGGCGCAAGAGTTCTTAATCTACACCGTGTTCAGTACAACAGCGGACGAGGGAATGGATCAGATTGCGATCCTGCAGAGGCTGACTGATGCAGAAGAAAACCGATTACATATGACCGAGATGGACAAGCTGTGGGAACGCTACGGTATCACCGTGGAGGGTAACCAAGAGCTGGATCGTGTAGTGAAAGCCAGTGCCTTCTATCTATTTAGTTCACTACCAGCTCACAATGTTGCATTAGGCGTGGATAAATACCCCTTCTATGGGCTAGCTCCGGCTGGACTGGGCCGCGGAGGTGAAGTTGAACGGGAATACCAAGGACACAGCTTTTGGGACACCGAAATCTGGATGTATCCCTCAATCTTGCTGTTGGATCCAATCAATGCCCTGAAAGTGTTGCGTTATCGCGATGTTGTATCCAGTGGAGCACGTGCTAATGCTGCCAAGAACGGTTTCCAAGGATTCCAGTTCCCGTGGGAATCGGCCTTCACCGGTACGGAAGTGACGCCCGACTGTTGTCCAGAGGTTGTAAACTATCAACATCACATTACGGCCGACATCGCGTTCGCTTATCGGCAGTACTTTTATGCTACGGGAGATATGAGTTGGTTCCGAGACGATGCGTGTGTAATGGCACTGGAAACGGCACGGTTTTGGCGCAGTCGTGTTCAATACAACAACGCCACGGATCTGTTCGACATTCGCAATGCGATGGGCCCTGATGAGGATCATCCAGATGTGACCAACAATGCATTTACGAACATAATGGCAGCACACAATTTGTTCTTTGGTGAATTTGCTAGCTGCTACTGCCAACAGCTCTCACCGGCAAAGGAAGAAGGCAAGGAGTTCCTGAAGATTGGTCGAGGACTAACGTTGCTGTACGATGCGCAAGGAGACTTCCATCCTCAATTCGATGGTTACCAATCGGGTACACCCATTAAGCAGGCGGACACGGTCCTATTGATCTATCCCCTGCAACACCCAATGAATGT CTCAACGAAGATTAACAATTTGCGAAAATACTCGCAAGTTACACGGGAAAATGGTCCCGCCATGACCTGGGCCATCCATACAATTGGCCACCTGGAAttgaacgagacggctgaggCAACAGCCATGTTTCAGAAGAGCTACCAACAATATCTACGCGCTCCGTTCAACGTGTGGAGCGAGAACGGCAACAACGAACCTGGCGCCGGCAACTTTATCACCGGAGCTGGCGGATTCCTGCAAGCCATCATCAACGGCTACGCGGGAGTACGACTCCATCAGGACCGTATGGTCATTAGCAACTCCCGGCTGCTCCCAGGATCTCGCTCGCTTCATTTGCCAACGATCGAGTATCAACAGGTCCAATTTTCGTTGACCGTACAATCGAACCTTTTCGTTATCAAGTTCAAAACGGCGGGACGCTCTGGCTTGCAACTGACGGTCAACAGCAAGGATGAGCAGATTTGCAAGGATTGTGAAT ATTCTGGGTCGGAAGCTATCATTCGCCTAACAACGACTCCGGAGGCCAACGGATGCAAGTTGCGCCCAACAACGCTGAATATTCGGGTTGCAGACCAAAGCGACTCGGCCACTACAAACTCGCTAGCATTTGTTACACTAATCGTTACCTTCTTGCTAAGCAGATTGTTCTAG